One genomic segment of Profundibacter amoris includes these proteins:
- the leuS gene encoding leucine--tRNA ligase produces MSRYTANEIEAKWQAAWDKAGVFKAKRDESKPKYYVLEMFPYPSGRIHMGHVRNYTMGDVIARYKLSSGHNILHPMGWDAFGMPAENAAMAIGGHPKDWTYNNIADMRAQMKPLGLSIDWSREFATCDPEYYGQQQAMFIDFMDKGLVYRKEAVVNWDPVDMTVLANEQVIDGKGWRSNAPVERRELTQWFFKISDYSEELLTALDGLKNWPEKVRIMQANWIGKSRGLQFAFNLTEPAAGFDKIEVFTTRPDTLNGASFVGISPDHPLARALEAGNPALAEFNAECRRMDTTEAAMEKAEKKGFDTGLTVQHPVYPDKTLPVWIANFILMGYGTGAIFACPAHDQRDLDFSRKYGLPVIDTFYALENPAPVENEAFVPPKSEPVKWIDHFAGLDVATGQEAVDTTIDWFEAKGLGKGVTQYRLRDWGLSRQRYWGCPIPVVHCDTCGVVPEKKENLPVELPYDVTFDTPGNPLDCHPTWRDCNCPSCGKPAKRETDTMDTFVDSSWYYARFTSPHAKTPTDLDDATYWMNVDQYIGGIEHAILHLLYSRFFARAMHITGHLPAKAIEPFDALFTQGMVTHEIYRTTDNKGRPVYHLPEEVDLETKTVKATGEPLEIIPSAKMSKSKKNVVDPVSIIDSFGADTARWFVLSDSPPERDVEWTASGAEAAHKFLNRVWNLCDKIAGLPDGTGQSDDDLIRAMHHAIHDVTAGIEGFAFNTSIAKIYAFTNTLSKSKAGGTAQKQAIRVLAQLMSPFTPHLSEDIWTHQGGEGLVTQAPWPQHDPEMLVQDTITLPIQINGKRRSEIAVPADMPKEEIEKIALANKAVIKALDGGSPKKMIIVPGRIVNVVI; encoded by the coding sequence ATGTCCCGCTACACCGCAAATGAAATCGAAGCAAAATGGCAAGCCGCCTGGGACAAGGCCGGAGTGTTCAAAGCCAAACGCGATGAATCAAAGCCGAAATATTATGTGCTCGAGATGTTCCCCTACCCGTCCGGCCGCATCCATATGGGCCATGTGCGCAACTACACCATGGGCGACGTGATCGCGCGTTATAAACTGTCGAGCGGTCACAACATCCTGCACCCGATGGGCTGGGACGCCTTCGGCATGCCCGCCGAAAACGCCGCGATGGCCATCGGCGGCCACCCCAAGGACTGGACCTATAACAATATCGCCGACATGCGCGCCCAGATGAAGCCGCTGGGCCTGTCGATCGACTGGTCGCGCGAATTTGCCACTTGTGACCCCGAATATTACGGCCAGCAACAGGCCATGTTCATTGATTTCATGGACAAGGGTCTGGTCTACCGCAAAGAGGCCGTGGTCAACTGGGATCCGGTGGATATGACAGTTCTGGCCAACGAACAGGTGATCGACGGCAAGGGCTGGCGCTCGAATGCGCCGGTTGAACGGCGCGAGCTGACACAATGGTTTTTCAAAATCTCGGATTACTCCGAAGAATTACTGACGGCACTGGACGGGTTGAAAAACTGGCCCGAAAAGGTGCGGATCATGCAGGCCAACTGGATCGGCAAATCGCGCGGTCTGCAATTTGCCTTCAATCTGACCGAACCCGCCGCCGGTTTTGACAAAATCGAGGTGTTTACCACCCGCCCCGACACTTTGAACGGCGCGTCCTTTGTCGGCATCTCACCCGACCATCCGCTGGCCAGGGCGCTTGAGGCAGGCAATCCGGCGCTGGCCGAATTCAACGCCGAATGCCGCCGCATGGACACCACCGAAGCGGCGATGGAAAAGGCCGAGAAGAAGGGTTTCGACACCGGCCTGACCGTGCAACACCCTGTTTATCCTGATAAAACCCTGCCTGTCTGGATCGCCAACTTTATCCTGATGGGCTATGGCACCGGCGCGATTTTCGCCTGTCCGGCCCATGACCAGCGCGATCTGGATTTCTCGCGCAAATACGGGTTGCCGGTGATCGACACCTTCTATGCGCTGGAAAATCCGGCTCCGGTTGAAAACGAGGCCTTCGTGCCGCCCAAATCCGAACCCGTGAAATGGATCGACCATTTTGCGGGGCTGGACGTGGCCACAGGACAAGAGGCCGTGGATACCACCATCGACTGGTTCGAAGCCAAAGGCCTTGGCAAGGGCGTGACCCAATACCGCCTGCGCGACTGGGGCCTGTCGCGCCAACGCTATTGGGGCTGCCCGATTCCCGTGGTGCATTGCGACACCTGCGGCGTGGTGCCGGAAAAGAAGGAAAACCTGCCGGTCGAACTGCCCTATGATGTAACCTTCGACACCCCCGGCAACCCGCTGGACTGCCACCCGACATGGCGCGATTGCAATTGCCCGTCCTGTGGCAAACCGGCGAAACGCGAAACTGACACGATGGATACATTCGTCGATTCCTCATGGTATTACGCCCGCTTCACCAGCCCGCACGCCAAAACCCCCACCGATCTGGACGATGCCACCTACTGGATGAATGTGGACCAATACATCGGCGGGATCGAGCACGCGATTCTGCACCTGCTCTATTCCCGTTTCTTCGCCCGCGCGATGCACATCACCGGCCATTTGCCCGCCAAGGCGATTGAACCCTTTGACGCCCTGTTTACCCAGGGCATGGTCACCCATGAAATTTACCGGACCACGGACAACAAGGGCCGCCCTGTCTATCACCTGCCCGAAGAGGTTGATCTGGAAACCAAAACCGTCAAGGCCACAGGTGAGCCGCTGGAAATCATCCCCTCGGCCAAAATGTCGAAGTCCAAGAAAAACGTCGTCGATCCGGTGTCGATCATCGACTCCTTTGGCGCCGATACCGCCCGCTGGTTCGTGCTGTCCGACTCACCGCCTGAACGCGATGTGGAATGGACGGCCTCGGGGGCCGAAGCCGCGCATAAATTCCTGAACCGCGTCTGGAACCTGTGCGATAAAATCGCCGGCCTGCCCGATGGCACAGGGCAAAGCGATGACGACCTGATTCGCGCCATGCACCACGCCATCCATGACGTGACTGCCGGTATCGAAGGGTTTGCCTTCAACACCTCGATCGCCAAAATCTATGCCTTCACCAACACCCTGTCCAAATCCAAAGCAGGCGGCACAGCCCAGAAACAGGCGATCAGGGTTCTGGCGCAACTGATGTCCCCCTTCACCCCGCATCTGTCCGAAGACATCTGGACGCATCAGGGCGGCGAAGGTCTGGTGACACAGGCCCCGTGGCCACAGCATGATCCCGAAATGCTGGTGCAGGACACCATCACCCTGCCGATCCAGATCAACGGCAAACGTCGGTCGGAAATCGCCGTTCCTGCCGATATGCCAAAAGAAGAGATTGAAAAAATCGCGCTGGCGAACAAAGCTGTCATAAAGGCGCTCGATGGCGGGTCGCCGAAGAAAATGATCATTGTGCCGGGGCGTATCGTGAATGTCGTCATTTAA
- a CDS encoding porin has product MKKVLLATTALVAFAGAASADVSLSGSARFGLQWNDAAVSPVPSTTLEKRVTLNIDMTTETDSGLELGARIRLRNNETALTDVNGAVVYLKSGGLKLSVGNVCGALECMPGAYAGTVGLNGNGFSNVVMNTADQLYWTWTAYSSSGAGANGVEVEYSAGDFSGMLTYAALNDLTTADNIIGAHVAYKFGDWTVALGMQDGDTNPTWDKTVLTVGGKLGDFGVGLAYADNNGTDKFTINGSYSFGATTVSAFVSDDSSVAATDNPWGLGVSYDLGGASLVAGYSNSEIGVKRATAGIKFKF; this is encoded by the coding sequence ATGAAAAAAGTTCTCTTAGCAACAACCGCACTGGTTGCTTTTGCCGGCGCAGCTTCTGCTGACGTATCTCTGAGCGGCTCTGCCCGCTTTGGCCTGCAGTGGAATGACGCTGCTGTATCCCCAGTGCCGTCCACTACACTGGAAAAGCGTGTTACGCTGAACATCGACATGACCACAGAAACAGACTCGGGTCTGGAGCTGGGCGCACGCATCCGTCTGCGTAACAACGAAACCGCCCTGACAGACGTCAACGGCGCAGTTGTCTACCTGAAGTCCGGTGGCCTGAAGCTGAGCGTTGGTAACGTATGTGGTGCCCTGGAATGTATGCCTGGCGCATATGCCGGTACTGTTGGCCTGAACGGCAACGGCTTCTCGAACGTTGTTATGAACACAGCTGACCAGCTTTACTGGACTTGGACTGCATATTCGTCTTCGGGCGCTGGCGCTAACGGTGTTGAGGTTGAATACTCGGCTGGCGATTTCTCGGGCATGCTGACTTATGCTGCGCTGAATGACCTTACCACTGCTGATAACATCATCGGCGCGCATGTTGCTTACAAATTCGGTGACTGGACTGTTGCCCTGGGTATGCAGGATGGTGATACAAACCCGACTTGGGACAAAACTGTCCTGACAGTCGGCGGCAAGCTGGGTGACTTCGGCGTTGGTCTGGCATATGCTGACAACAACGGCACAGACAAGTTCACCATCAACGGTTCTTATTCGTTCGGTGCAACAACTGTTTCGGCTTTCGTTTCCGACGATAGCTCGGTTGCAGCCACAGACAACCCTTGGGGTCTGGGTGTTTCCTATGATCTGGGCGGTGCATCGCTGGTTGCTGGCTACTCGAACAGCGAAATTGGCGTAAAGCGCGCTACAGCCGGTATCAAGTTCAAGTTCTAA
- a CDS encoding DUF3576 domain-containing protein codes for MTFRHKTTGIIAILAITGLAACGGGSRGSIGSGSFSGSKRTQPVKTGTFNSDVADETRRAAAGEGKSSLFDIFKNNPDANTTVKVNKYIWNASLEVLDFLPIESVDPFTGVIVTGYGTPPGGGRAYKATIYVQDPALDARSLNVSLRTRGGVVSADTVRAIEDAILTRARQLRIRDGKL; via the coding sequence ATGACTTTCAGGCATAAAACAACCGGAATCATCGCAATATTGGCTATTACGGGCCTTGCGGCCTGTGGCGGCGGTTCCCGCGGGTCCATTGGTTCGGGCAGTTTTTCCGGCTCGAAACGCACGCAACCTGTAAAAACGGGCACTTTCAACTCGGATGTGGCTGACGAAACCCGCCGTGCGGCTGCCGGAGAGGGCAAAAGCAGCCTGTTTGACATCTTCAAGAACAACCCCGATGCAAATACCACCGTCAAAGTGAACAAATACATCTGGAACGCTTCGCTTGAGGTTCTGGATTTCCTGCCAATCGAATCGGTTGATCCGTTTACCGGCGTTATCGTCACAGGATACGGCACCCCGCCCGGTGGTGGCCGCGCCTACAAGGCCACGATTTATGTGCAGGATCCGGCACTTGATGCCCGCTCGCTGAATGTATCGCTGCGCACCCGTGGCGGTGTGGTCAGCGCCGACACCGTGCGCGCCATCGAGGATGCAATCCTGACCCGCGCGCGTCAGTTACGGATTCGTGACGGAAAACTGTAA
- the lptE gene encoding LPS assembly lipoprotein LptE, translating to MSSFNRRTLMLSLAALSACGFTPAYGPDGPAKGLRGQIQVDAPTDRNGFDFVRRLEERLGRADAAQYKLSYTLNLSEDDLAITPAQEITRYNVLGTAQFTLQNVGTGEIVTSGTVSNFTSYSATGTTVSTQTAKRAAYARLMIILADQITTRLIGTSGAWMK from the coding sequence ATGTCGTCATTTAACCGCAGAACCCTTATGTTGTCGTTGGCCGCACTTTCGGCCTGCGGCTTTACCCCTGCCTACGGGCCGGACGGCCCCGCCAAAGGGCTGCGCGGACAGATACAGGTGGACGCGCCAACAGATCGCAACGGTTTTGATTTCGTGCGTCGGCTCGAGGAACGTCTGGGGCGTGCTGACGCTGCACAATATAAACTGTCCTATACCCTGAACCTGAGCGAGGACGACCTTGCCATCACACCGGCACAGGAAATCACCCGCTATAACGTGCTGGGAACGGCGCAGTTCACCTTGCAGAATGTCGGCACCGGCGAAATCGTCACCTCCGGCACGGTCAGCAATTTCACCAGCTACTCGGCCACCGGCACCACCGTCAGCACGCAAACCGCCAAACGCGCAGCCTATGCCCGTCTGATGATTATTCTGGCCGACCAGATCACAACCCGCCTGATCGGCACATCCGGTGCGTGGATGAAATGA
- a CDS encoding TIGR03862 family flavoprotein: MPDALVIGGGPAGLMAAEELARAGRRVLVVDAKPTVGRKFLMAGKSGLNLTKDEPFETFLSRYGEAAELLRGPLEAFGPEAVQDWARELGQEVFTGSSGQVFPKVMKASPLLRAWLVRLRGQGVDFRTRWRWTGWGDGFEFATPDGMQVLRPKTCVLALGGASWARLGSNGAWAEMLAAKGVELAPFRPANMGFAVDWSPYMARHFGQPVKGVALIVNGKSRRGEFVISQRGVEGSGIYAVSKAMREGAELMLDLLPDWPVERIAERLSKPRGKATVTNQLRKVLKLDAVKLALLQEFARPLPTGKELARVIKSLPLKHSGPRPMDEAISTAGGVRFSALTEGLELKAAPGVFCAGEMLDWEAPTGGYLLTGCLATGHWAGRAAV, translated from the coding sequence CCTGACGCGCTGGTCATTGGTGGCGGTCCGGCAGGGCTGATGGCGGCCGAAGAACTGGCGCGGGCCGGGCGGCGTGTGCTGGTGGTTGACGCAAAACCCACGGTCGGGCGCAAATTTCTGATGGCCGGAAAATCGGGGCTGAACCTGACCAAGGACGAGCCGTTTGAAACCTTCCTGTCCCGCTATGGCGAGGCAGCGGAATTGCTGCGCGGGCCATTGGAAGCCTTCGGGCCGGAGGCCGTGCAAGACTGGGCGCGGGAGTTGGGGCAAGAGGTGTTCACGGGGTCCAGCGGGCAGGTGTTTCCCAAGGTTATGAAAGCCTCGCCGCTATTGCGGGCATGGTTGGTGCGGTTGCGCGGGCAGGGGGTGGATTTTCGCACCCGCTGGCGCTGGACCGGCTGGGGTGACGGGTTTGAATTTGCCACGCCGGACGGGATGCAGGTGCTGCGCCCCAAGACCTGCGTTCTGGCATTGGGCGGGGCCAGTTGGGCACGGTTGGGGTCAAACGGGGCGTGGGCGGAAATGCTGGCGGCCAAGGGGGTGGAACTGGCGCCGTTTCGGCCTGCGAATATGGGCTTTGCGGTGGATTGGTCCCCCTATATGGCGCGGCATTTCGGCCAGCCGGTGAAGGGTGTTGCGCTGATAGTAAACGGAAAATCGCGGCGCGGGGAATTTGTGATCTCGCAACGCGGGGTCGAGGGGAGCGGGATTTACGCGGTCTCAAAAGCCATGCGCGAGGGCGCGGAATTAATGCTGGATTTGTTGCCGGACTGGCCAGTTGAACGGATCGCGGAACGGTTGTCAAAGCCACGGGGCAAGGCGACGGTGACGAACCAGTTACGCAAGGTGCTGAAACTGGACGCGGTGAAACTGGCGCTGTTGCAGGAATTCGCGCGGCCCTTGCCAACAGGTAAGGAACTGGCGCGGGTGATTAAATCCCTGCCGTTGAAACACAGCGGGCCACGGCCAATGGACGAGGCGATTTCAACGGCCGGCGGGGTGAGATTCTCGGCGCTGACCGAAGGGCTGGAGTTGAAGGCCGCGCCGGGGGTTTTCTGTGCGGGCGAGATGCTGGACTGGGAGGCACCGACGGGTGGCTATCTGTTGACCGGCTGTCTGGCAACGGGGCATTGGGCGGGGCGGGCTGCGGTCTGA
- the holA gene encoding DNA polymerase III subunit delta, whose product MKLSPRDAAGYFAKPDPKRAGLLIYGGDAMRVALKRQQVILALIGKTGEEEMRLTRIPASDLRSDPACLIDAMTAQGFFPGPRVAFVEDAADGLTKFIKPALESWREGDAQIIVTAKQLNARSSLRKLFEAHNNSFAVGIYDDPPSKSEIESDLAKGGLANIQPDAMEALVSLSRDIGPGDFRQVIEKISLYKLNDSTPLTPEDVTANAPTSTEAALDDVLNIVAEARSGEIGPVMRKLESQGVQPVGLCIGATRHFRTLYAAANNPSGIGGLRPPVFGARRDRMQRQLQRWSGRKLEIALTMLTDTDLQLRSTSRAPTMALMERTLVRLAMLAGR is encoded by the coding sequence ATGAAGCTATCCCCCCGCGACGCCGCCGGATATTTCGCCAAACCCGATCCAAAACGCGCGGGGTTGCTGATTTATGGCGGGGACGCGATGCGGGTGGCTCTGAAACGCCAACAGGTGATTTTGGCGCTGATCGGCAAAACCGGCGAAGAGGAAATGCGCCTGACCCGCATCCCCGCGTCCGATCTGCGATCCGACCCTGCCTGCCTGATCGACGCGATGACCGCACAGGGGTTTTTCCCCGGTCCCCGCGTGGCCTTTGTCGAAGACGCGGCCGACGGGCTGACCAAATTCATCAAACCCGCGCTGGAAAGCTGGCGCGAGGGGGATGCACAAATCATCGTCACCGCCAAACAGCTGAATGCGCGATCCTCCTTGCGAAAACTGTTCGAGGCGCACAACAACAGCTTTGCCGTCGGCATCTACGACGATCCACCATCAAAATCCGAAATCGAATCCGACCTTGCCAAAGGCGGGCTGGCCAACATCCAGCCGGATGCGATGGAGGCCTTGGTCAGCCTGTCACGCGACATCGGCCCGGGCGATTTTCGGCAGGTGATCGAAAAAATCAGCCTCTACAAACTGAACGACAGCACCCCCCTGACCCCCGAGGATGTAACGGCCAACGCCCCCACCTCGACCGAGGCCGCGCTGGATGATGTGCTGAACATCGTCGCCGAAGCCCGCAGCGGCGAAATCGGCCCCGTCATGCGCAAACTGGAAAGTCAGGGCGTGCAACCCGTGGGCCTGTGCATCGGCGCAACCCGCCATTTCCGCACCCTTTACGCCGCCGCAAACAACCCGTCCGGCATCGGCGGGTTGCGCCCGCCCGTGTTCGGCGCGCGGCGTGACCGGATGCAACGGCAATTGCAACGCTGGAGCGGGCGCAAACTGGAAATCGCTCTGACCATGCTGACCGATACTGACCTGCAATTGCGCTCGACCTCGCGCGCGCCGACAATGGCGCTGATGGAACGCACTCTGGTCCGGCTGGCAATGTTGGCAGGGCGGTAG